One genomic window of Bradyrhizobium sp. CCGE-LA001 includes the following:
- a CDS encoding sulfotransferase domain-containing protein, producing the protein MRPLVVGAPRSGFALLSSVISQLLPMDPVRYGIRQRLVSTAVRQAQYYISTAIEATFAAAGVGDRLIYNGNFKTVAGGPKWLKADDPSRACFRKYLGVKGMGDFILVIAHPAEVLATDAIVHSHSHPRLWTELAQYDDFLKFASVRNPIGIINSSLFSLNALASEYIQRYVDPRDDNDEMRQNLALFKFSNLDFFAGIVRHYKGYFDEFLPVADRFHVTRWEDLIERSAETIRRVALQAGLVIEADHAGQIWQRLDHINLTGHHEHNYRRGKGLVGDWKNWMTNAHLEIIREHGLEDAMQVFGYGRIEPLDEARYTPFQRRVAELVSRGKVFEDHADLDLFGFAFNKSNIDASAFAFRRYGWRLHSSVERSGFSDEGIVMAVWEAAETAAGELNAVLDQLLAGDYSSEARATASVEAAIAVSAAMAKRMPRATAAMADELRVAARQAFADGSAEALEVDRSVPPLLIRSWNEYNIVSHRGQFSAIPQAVGPIDLTDRDPHSIPGSIVRDSYESLRVALSDGVAN; encoded by the coding sequence ATGCGCCCTCTGGTCGTGGGAGCACCGCGAAGCGGCTTTGCGCTGCTGAGTAGCGTCATTTCGCAACTCCTGCCGATGGACCCGGTGCGCTACGGCATCAGGCAGCGACTGGTCAGCACGGCGGTTCGGCAAGCCCAGTACTATATCTCAACGGCCATTGAAGCCACGTTCGCAGCGGCGGGCGTCGGAGATAGGTTGATCTACAACGGAAATTTCAAAACTGTCGCCGGCGGGCCGAAGTGGTTGAAGGCGGATGATCCGTCCCGCGCGTGCTTCCGCAAATATCTTGGCGTCAAAGGTATGGGCGACTTCATTCTGGTGATTGCCCATCCGGCGGAGGTGTTGGCGACCGATGCGATCGTTCATTCTCACAGTCATCCGCGACTGTGGACTGAACTCGCGCAGTACGACGATTTTCTCAAATTCGCGTCCGTGCGCAATCCTATCGGCATCATCAACTCGTCCCTGTTCTCTCTCAACGCGCTGGCCAGCGAGTATATTCAGCGTTACGTCGATCCGCGCGATGACAACGACGAGATGCGGCAAAACCTTGCGCTCTTCAAATTTTCCAATCTCGATTTCTTCGCCGGTATCGTACGTCACTATAAGGGCTACTTTGACGAATTCCTGCCGGTCGCGGATCGTTTTCATGTGACGAGATGGGAAGATCTGATCGAACGCTCCGCAGAAACCATCCGGCGCGTTGCGCTGCAAGCGGGTCTCGTCATCGAGGCCGATCACGCCGGCCAGATTTGGCAGCGACTGGATCACATCAACCTCACGGGTCACCACGAGCACAACTACCGGCGTGGCAAGGGCTTGGTCGGCGATTGGAAGAATTGGATGACCAACGCCCATCTCGAGATCATCAGGGAGCATGGCCTCGAGGACGCCATGCAAGTGTTCGGCTATGGCCGCATCGAGCCCCTCGATGAGGCGCGGTACACGCCTTTTCAACGGCGCGTTGCTGAGCTGGTCTCTCGCGGCAAGGTGTTTGAGGACCACGCCGATCTCGATCTGTTCGGCTTTGCCTTCAACAAATCGAACATCGATGCCAGCGCGTTCGCCTTTCGACGATACGGATGGCGCCTCCATTCAAGCGTCGAGCGTTCGGGTTTTTCGGACGAGGGGATCGTCATGGCCGTCTGGGAAGCGGCTGAGACCGCGGCTGGAGAACTGAATGCGGTACTGGACCAATTGTTGGCGGGTGATTATTCGTCGGAGGCTCGCGCTACTGCCAGCGTCGAGGCAGCGATAGCTGTCTCGGCGGCTATGGCAAAGCGGATGCCGCGAGCCACGGCCGCCATGGCGGATGAACTGCGGGTTGCGGCTCGGCAGGCCTTCGCGGACGGTTCGGCTGAAGCGCTCGAGGTTGACCGCAGCGTGCCGCCGCTGCTCATCCGCAGTTGGAACGAGTACAATATCGTTTCGCACCGCGGCCAGTTCAGCGCGATTCCGCAGGCCGTTGGCCCGATAGACCTGACGGACCGGGATCCGCACAGCATCCCCGGTTCGATCGTCCGGGATTCCTACGAATCCCTGCGTGTCGCCTTGAGCGATGGCGTTGCAAACTGA
- a CDS encoding zinc-finger domain-containing protein, translated as MSDHVVPHFHNDAGVPVIEIGSQEFMCVGANPPFDHPHVFLDLGNDNEIICPYCSTLYRFAADLKPGEARPPECVLKDKVA; from the coding sequence ATGTCCGACCATGTCGTCCCGCACTTCCACAACGATGCCGGTGTTCCCGTCATCGAGATCGGCTCGCAAGAGTTCATGTGCGTGGGCGCCAACCCTCCGTTCGATCATCCGCACGTCTTCCTCGACCTCGGCAACGACAACGAGATCATCTGCCCCTATTGCTCGACGCTGTACCGCTTCGCGGCCGACCTGAAGCCGGGCGAAGCCCGCCCGCCGGAATGCGTGCTGAAGGACAAGGTGGCCTGA
- a CDS encoding LysR family transcriptional regulator, producing MSTTALHPDLSRLLAFVRVVEAGSFAEAARRAGTTTSAMSKAVARFEKAHGLRLLHRSTHSLALTEEGDRLMTAGRALVESLARVQSALGEVARDDGGRVRVTAPASFARACILPRLPAFLRERPEIEIEVKFRNEILDLAAEGVDVAIRSGPLDRAPGHQARRLCTFSWIACASPGYLKARGAPTTPYELAAHDHVGFRNPASGQILTWRFADPRGKGPIRVTPKPKHICDDAHATLDLVASGFGIGWGPAWLVNEDLRAGRLVEVLGSWRVPGEPLWMVRTSGRRPPLRTQRVMSFLNTLPAAFSDKAA from the coding sequence ATGTCCACAACAGCTTTGCATCCCGATCTCTCGCGTCTCCTCGCCTTCGTCCGCGTCGTCGAGGCGGGTTCCTTCGCAGAAGCCGCGCGGCGCGCGGGAACGACCACCTCGGCGATGTCCAAGGCGGTCGCCCGCTTCGAAAAGGCTCACGGGTTGCGGCTCCTGCATCGCTCCACCCACTCGCTGGCGCTGACCGAAGAGGGCGACAGGCTCATGACGGCGGGTCGCGCGCTGGTGGAAAGCCTCGCCCGCGTCCAATCCGCGCTCGGCGAAGTCGCGCGCGACGATGGCGGACGGGTGCGCGTGACCGCCCCCGCCTCCTTCGCCCGCGCCTGCATCCTGCCGCGACTGCCGGCGTTCCTGCGGGAGCGGCCGGAAATCGAGATCGAGGTCAAATTCCGCAACGAGATCCTCGATCTCGCGGCGGAAGGCGTCGACGTCGCGATCCGCTCGGGGCCGCTCGACCGCGCGCCGGGCCATCAGGCACGGCGGCTTTGCACGTTCTCCTGGATCGCTTGCGCCTCGCCTGGCTATCTGAAGGCGCGCGGCGCGCCCACCACTCCATACGAGCTTGCCGCGCACGACCATGTCGGCTTTCGCAATCCCGCAAGTGGTCAGATCCTGACCTGGCGCTTTGCCGATCCGCGCGGCAAGGGACCCATTCGCGTCACGCCCAAACCCAAGCACATTTGCGACGATGCGCATGCGACGCTCGACTTGGTCGCGAGCGGATTTGGGATCGGCTGGGGGCCAGCGTGGCTCGTCAACGAAGACCTTCGCGCCGGCCGGCTGGTCGAGGTTCTGGGATCCTGGCGCGTCCCCGGGGAACCCCTATGGATGGTGCGCACCTCGGGCCGCCGCCCGCCCCTGCGCACGCAGCGCGTGATGTCATTCCTCAACACGCTTCCCGCAGCGTTCAGCGACAAGGCAGCGTAG
- a CDS encoding O-antigen ligase family protein: MGSILSVSTARQRFEAFRTSRYWFVAADVLAALLSATLPWSTSAFLILLIPLLAIVLGSVDVPLFRRSFRRPASLFPLAFLALAVVGISWSEAGMADGVRGLSPLVKLLLFPFFFYYFQKSERAQWILVAFLVSCTVLLLYSWLVVFQPTLALKTGRCCGEDYGVPVRNYIDQSQEFAACLVALILTALHLAERKDWKYAILASVLAVGFAANLLFVVTSRTALVCIPFMLFVVAWRHAGSRGVFAMTAVGVLVLAISWFSSPHLRARILSVSTQFEEYRNADIPSSVGKRLEFWRKSVGFVIERPWIGHGTGSIRDLFEAAAVGHTGTSAEIIANPHNQTLSAAVQWGLLGVLVLYGLWASHLRMFLGSGYISDLGLMIVTQNFVGSIFNSHLSDFTEGWMYVLGVAALAGLIARRGGPEQHRAESVRGKSAA, encoded by the coding sequence ATGGGTTCGATCTTGAGCGTTTCGACTGCACGACAGCGCTTTGAGGCCTTTCGGACATCTCGGTACTGGTTCGTTGCTGCGGATGTATTGGCCGCTTTGCTGTCGGCCACACTGCCTTGGTCGACGTCGGCCTTCCTGATTCTTCTGATTCCGCTGCTGGCGATCGTCTTGGGCAGCGTGGACGTCCCGCTTTTCAGGCGCTCGTTCCGTCGGCCTGCCTCGCTCTTTCCTCTCGCGTTCCTGGCGTTGGCGGTCGTCGGCATTTCCTGGTCAGAGGCGGGAATGGCCGACGGGGTCCGCGGCCTCAGCCCGCTGGTCAAGCTGCTGTTGTTTCCATTCTTCTTTTACTATTTCCAGAAATCAGAGCGTGCCCAATGGATCTTGGTCGCGTTCCTGGTGTCCTGCACCGTCCTCCTCCTGTATTCCTGGCTGGTCGTATTCCAGCCGACCCTGGCGCTGAAGACGGGACGATGTTGCGGCGAGGACTATGGCGTCCCGGTTCGAAACTACATCGATCAGAGCCAGGAATTTGCCGCTTGCCTGGTGGCATTGATCCTGACGGCGTTGCACTTGGCCGAGCGCAAGGACTGGAAATACGCGATACTTGCCTCCGTGCTCGCGGTGGGTTTTGCCGCCAATCTGCTGTTCGTTGTGACTTCGAGAACAGCACTGGTTTGCATTCCTTTTATGCTTTTCGTGGTTGCCTGGCGCCATGCCGGAAGCAGGGGTGTCTTCGCAATGACCGCTGTTGGGGTGCTCGTACTCGCGATTTCTTGGTTTTCGTCGCCTCATTTGCGTGCGCGCATTCTCTCCGTCAGCACTCAATTCGAAGAATATCGTAACGCGGATATCCCGTCCTCTGTTGGAAAACGATTGGAGTTCTGGAGAAAGTCTGTCGGCTTCGTCATCGAGAGGCCTTGGATCGGCCACGGCACAGGATCGATACGGGATTTGTTCGAGGCCGCGGCGGTTGGTCATACTGGGACCTCGGCTGAGATCATCGCCAATCCACACAATCAGACGCTGAGCGCGGCAGTCCAATGGGGGCTGTTGGGTGTGCTGGTCCTCTACGGGTTGTGGGCATCTCATCTACGGATGTTCCTTGGTTCGGGATACATCTCGGATCTGGGTCTGATGATCGTCACACAGAACTTCGTCGGGTCGATCTTCAACTCTCACCTGTCAGACTTCACCGAGGGGTGGATGTACGTATTGGGGGTGGCAGCCTTGGCTGGCCTCATCGCGAGGCGTGGCGGACCAGAGCAGCACCGAGCCGAATCCGTGCGCGGCAAATCAGCCGCTTGA
- the cysD gene encoding sulfate adenylyltransferase subunit CysD has product MDTSISQDQIPRRALPKHLRSLEAESIEIMREVIAEFRSPVMLYSIGKDSSVMLHLAIKAFHPARPPFPLLHVDTTWKFREMIAFRDETARRLGLDMIIYANQDGLARGISPIASGSSAHTQIMKTEALKQALDLHGFDAAFGGARRDEEKSRAKERIFSFRSQGHVWDPRNQRPELWNLFNTRIRPGETIRVFPLSNWTELDIWHYIMLERIPVVPLYLAKERPVVRRDGAWIMVDDDRLPLAPGEQPEMRRVRFRTLGCYPLTGAIESDATTLEDVLSEMRSTRLSERQGRLIDSDETASMEKKKREGYF; this is encoded by the coding sequence ATGGATACTTCAATATCACAGGATCAGATTCCGCGACGCGCTCTGCCGAAGCATCTCAGGAGCCTGGAGGCGGAATCCATCGAGATCATGCGGGAGGTGATTGCCGAATTCAGATCACCCGTGATGCTGTATTCGATCGGCAAAGACTCCAGCGTGATGCTGCACCTCGCCATCAAGGCATTCCATCCGGCGAGGCCGCCTTTTCCCCTTCTTCATGTCGATACGACATGGAAATTTCGGGAGATGATTGCGTTTCGGGACGAAACCGCGCGTCGGCTCGGGCTCGATATGATCATCTATGCCAACCAGGACGGATTGGCGCGTGGCATCAGCCCCATCGCCTCCGGATCTTCCGCGCATACCCAGATCATGAAGACGGAGGCGCTCAAGCAGGCGCTGGATCTCCATGGCTTCGACGCGGCATTCGGCGGAGCGCGGAGAGACGAGGAGAAGAGCCGAGCCAAGGAGCGCATCTTCTCGTTCCGCTCGCAGGGGCATGTCTGGGATCCGCGCAATCAGCGTCCCGAACTGTGGAACCTGTTCAACACGCGGATTCGGCCGGGCGAAACCATCCGCGTCTTTCCGCTGTCGAATTGGACCGAACTGGACATCTGGCACTACATCATGCTGGAGAGAATTCCCGTGGTGCCGCTCTACCTCGCCAAGGAACGTCCCGTGGTGCGGCGCGACGGAGCCTGGATCATGGTGGACGACGACCGTCTGCCGCTCGCGCCCGGCGAGCAGCCGGAGATGCGACGTGTGCGATTTCGAACCCTGGGATGCTATCCGTTGACGGGGGCCATCGAATCCGACGCCACCACCCTCGAAGATGTTCTGTCGGAGATGCGATCGACGCGTCTGTCGGAACGTCAGGGCCGCCTCATCGACAGTGACGAGACCGCCTCGATGGAAAAGAAGAAGCGAGAAGGTTACTTTTGA
- a CDS encoding FAD-dependent monooxygenase: MALSRTIVIAGAGIGGLTAALALAARGFRIVVLEKAERLEEVGAGLQLSPNASRVLVELGLAERLNERAVTPEAVSIMSARAGGELLRMPLGEAASARAGAPYWVVHRADLQSALAGAVSDHPDIDLKLGATFEDVAPHAKGLTVVHRSGTIRRSDLASALIGADGIWSTVRQHLFPEVQPRFSGLIAWRGTLDATQLPKDYTARRVQLWMGRNAHLVAYPIAGGRQINVVAVLPGTWNRPGWSTPGDRREVMEAFAAPHWPASARMMLATVDSWRKWALFGVPDGCRWSNGPIGLLGDAVHAMLPFAAQGAGMAIEDAAVLARHLSVRTAESTADITAALTQYGRARQARVRRVQRTARQQGRIYHFKGPLALARDLVIRALGPDRMLARQDWIYNWRP; encoded by the coding sequence GTGGCGCTCTCCCGAACGATTGTCATCGCCGGTGCTGGCATCGGTGGACTGACGGCCGCGCTTGCGCTCGCGGCCCGCGGCTTCCGCATCGTCGTGCTGGAAAAGGCCGAGCGGCTCGAGGAAGTCGGCGCCGGCCTGCAACTCTCCCCCAATGCCAGCCGCGTGCTGGTGGAGCTCGGCCTCGCCGAGCGGCTCAACGAGCGCGCCGTGACGCCGGAGGCGGTCTCGATCATGAGCGCCCGGGCCGGCGGCGAGTTGCTGCGCATGCCGCTCGGTGAAGCCGCCTCGGCGCGCGCCGGCGCGCCCTATTGGGTGGTGCACCGCGCCGACCTGCAATCCGCGCTCGCCGGCGCCGTTTCCGACCATCCTGACATCGATCTGAAGCTGGGCGCGACCTTCGAGGACGTGGCGCCGCACGCCAAGGGGCTGACGGTGGTCCATCGCAGCGGCACGATCCGCCGCAGCGATCTGGCGAGCGCGTTGATCGGCGCCGACGGGATCTGGTCGACGGTCCGCCAGCATCTGTTTCCCGAGGTGCAGCCGCGCTTCTCGGGCCTGATCGCGTGGCGCGGCACGCTCGATGCCACGCAATTGCCGAAGGATTACACCGCGCGCCGGGTGCAGCTCTGGATGGGCCGCAACGCCCATCTCGTGGCCTATCCGATCGCGGGCGGACGCCAGATCAACGTGGTCGCCGTGCTGCCGGGCACCTGGAACAGGCCGGGCTGGAGCACGCCCGGCGATCGGCGGGAGGTGATGGAGGCCTTTGCCGCGCCCCATTGGCCGGCCTCGGCGCGGATGATGCTCGCCACGGTCGACAGCTGGCGGAAATGGGCGCTGTTCGGCGTTCCCGACGGCTGTCGCTGGAGCAACGGGCCGATCGGGCTGCTCGGCGATGCCGTGCATGCGATGCTGCCGTTCGCGGCGCAAGGCGCCGGCATGGCGATCGAGGATGCCGCCGTGCTCGCCCGGCATTTGAGCGTCAGGACCGCCGAAAGCACTGCGGACATCACGGCCGCGTTGACACAATACGGCCGGGCACGCCAGGCGCGCGTGCGGCGGGTGCAGCGGACGGCGCGGCAGCAGGGCCGCATCTACCATTTCAAAGGGCCGCTCGCGCTCGCGCGCGACCTTGTGATCCGCGCCCTTGGCCCGGACCGCATGCTGGCGCGGCAGGACTGGATCTACAATTGGCGGCCGTGA
- a CDS encoding DUF4261 domain-containing protein, producing the protein MQFHARLLLETPMSVSASQIVSEVGRLAPEARLSDWVGSPLGADAAPEMLSINDHPISVMAIPAPAELSVVEQGHYANHIWPTVEVDAAKHTAHIVITAAQKKELEDRQQVLAQARAVTLAAAAIARIVPFIGIQWVDGTNSMDAKDFIRSTEKIGRPDANVVPFWVRVMLFPEISKDGQTSIIGGTLGLHFFGLTDLEYPASSLDPKFIMQHAYSTAEYLLRSGKMLQDGETIGVEGHPPGFKVTYAEDGIFVPYPVARLNILTEKKKWWKW; encoded by the coding sequence ATGCAGTTTCATGCCAGATTGCTGCTTGAAACACCTATGTCGGTATCGGCCTCTCAAATCGTATCCGAGGTGGGCCGCCTCGCCCCCGAAGCGAGGCTTAGCGACTGGGTGGGCTCACCTTTGGGCGCTGACGCTGCCCCTGAGATGCTAAGCATCAACGATCATCCGATATCCGTAATGGCCATTCCGGCCCCGGCAGAATTGAGTGTCGTCGAGCAAGGCCACTATGCGAATCATATCTGGCCCACTGTCGAAGTCGATGCTGCCAAGCACACCGCTCATATCGTCATAACCGCCGCTCAGAAGAAAGAACTCGAAGACCGTCAGCAAGTCCTTGCGCAAGCGCGTGCAGTCACCTTGGCTGCCGCAGCCATTGCCCGAATTGTCCCATTCATCGGCATCCAATGGGTGGATGGGACAAACTCGATGGATGCAAAAGACTTCATCAGGTCAACGGAGAAAATCGGTCGGCCCGATGCGAATGTAGTGCCCTTCTGGGTACGGGTAATGCTTTTTCCAGAGATCTCGAAGGACGGTCAAACGAGCATCATTGGAGGAACGCTCGGTTTGCACTTCTTTGGCCTAACGGACCTCGAGTACCCCGCGTCGAGCTTGGATCCCAAGTTCATAATGCAGCACGCCTACTCAACTGCGGAATACTTACTTCGCTCCGGCAAGATGCTCCAGGACGGCGAGACGATTGGCGTCGAAGGCCACCCCCCCGGATTCAAAGTGACATATGCCGAGGATGGCATCTTCGTTCCTTACCCCGTAGCGCGCCTCAACATCCTGACTGAAAAGAAAAAATGGTGGAAGTGGTGA
- a CDS encoding alpha/beta fold hydrolase: MPSFHNGAVEIAYLDEGEGEPVILVHGFASSKNVNWVYPTWVSELRKNGRRVIALDNRGHGESAKLYEPAQYSIPLMAGDVLALMDHLAIPQADIMGYSMGGRMTAWLALNEPHRLRSAILGGIGIGGLIEGTGPGENVAKALEAPSLDDVTDPMGRTFRAFADQTRSDHRALAACLRGTRDLMTRQQAARIEVPVLIAVGTADDVAGSASALGAIIPGAQVLDIPNRDHMRAVGDKVYKTGVLDFLSRRG; this comes from the coding sequence ATGCCGAGCTTCCACAACGGCGCCGTTGAAATTGCCTATCTCGACGAAGGCGAGGGCGAGCCGGTCATCCTCGTGCACGGCTTTGCCTCCAGCAAGAACGTGAACTGGGTCTATCCGACCTGGGTCTCGGAGCTGCGCAAGAACGGCCGCCGCGTCATCGCGCTCGACAATCGCGGCCATGGCGAGAGCGCCAAGCTCTACGAGCCCGCGCAATATTCGATTCCCCTCATGGCTGGCGATGTGCTCGCGCTGATGGATCATCTCGCGATTCCGCAGGCCGACATCATGGGCTATTCGATGGGCGGGCGGATGACCGCGTGGCTCGCGCTCAACGAGCCGCATCGCCTGCGCTCGGCGATCCTCGGCGGCATCGGCATCGGCGGGCTGATCGAAGGCACCGGCCCCGGCGAGAACGTCGCCAAGGCGCTGGAGGCGCCATCGCTCGACGACGTCACCGATCCCATGGGCCGCACCTTTCGCGCCTTCGCGGACCAGACCCGCTCCGACCATCGCGCGCTCGCCGCTTGCCTCCGCGGCACGCGAGATCTCATGACGAGGCAGCAGGCCGCTCGCATCGAGGTCCCGGTGCTGATCGCGGTCGGCACCGCCGACGACGTCGCAGGCTCTGCGAGCGCACTCGGCGCGATCATCCCGGGCGCGCAAGTGCTCGACATCCCGAACCGCGATCACATGCGCGCGGTCGGCGACAAGGTCTACAAGACCGGCGTGCTCGATTTTCTCTCACGCCGCGGCTGA
- a CDS encoding outer membrane protein yields MRRFAGAGAGLFAIVTTIGAASAADLAARPYTKAPPPIAAIYDWSGFYIGINGGGGWSRNCWDIVTNIFGAPVVPPVSEGCHTASGAAVGGQFGYRWQSGAWVFGLEGQGDWANLSGSNGPSLLAGGGGSDRTKIDAFGLVTGQVGYAWNSVLFYVKGGGIVASDKYEGFLTATGFVFDKASETRWGGAVGAGLDFGVAPNVVVGVDYVHGFMGSRNNSFYFTGPLGAFSRTDRISQDIDIVTARVSYRFGGPVTPTY; encoded by the coding sequence ATGCGTCGTTTCGCAGGTGCAGGCGCTGGACTGTTCGCTATTGTGACCACCATAGGCGCAGCATCTGCTGCCGACCTCGCTGCAAGGCCTTATACGAAGGCCCCGCCGCCGATCGCCGCAATATACGACTGGAGCGGCTTCTACATCGGCATCAACGGCGGTGGCGGCTGGAGCCGGAATTGCTGGGACATCGTGACGAACATCTTCGGTGCGCCGGTGGTCCCTCCTGTGTCCGAGGGATGCCATACTGCGAGCGGAGCCGCGGTCGGCGGACAATTCGGCTATCGTTGGCAGAGCGGCGCATGGGTTTTCGGCCTTGAAGGGCAAGGCGATTGGGCCAACCTCAGCGGCTCCAATGGTCCCAGCCTGCTCGCAGGTGGCGGCGGCTCCGACCGCACCAAGATCGATGCTTTCGGCTTGGTGACTGGCCAGGTCGGTTATGCCTGGAACAGCGTTTTATTCTACGTGAAGGGCGGCGGCATCGTCGCGAGCGACAAGTACGAGGGCTTCCTCACCGCGACTGGCTTTGTTTTCGACAAAGCGAGCGAGACCCGCTGGGGTGGCGCGGTCGGCGCCGGTCTCGATTTCGGCGTAGCACCAAACGTCGTCGTCGGCGTGGACTATGTCCATGGCTTCATGGGGTCGCGCAACAATAGCTTCTATTTCACCGGCCCTCTCGGCGCGTTTTCTCGCACTGATCGCATCAGCCAGGACATCGACATCGTCACCGCGCGCGTCAGCTACCGGTTTGGCGGGCCAGTTACCCCGACCTACTGA
- the cysN gene encoding sulfate adenylyltransferase subunit CysN, giving the protein MDGVDVAGERASKDLLRFLTCGSVDDGKSTLIGRLLHDSKQIFQDQLSALAKDSARYGTTGGDIDLALLVDGLEAEREQGITIDVAYRFFGTPKRSFIVADTPGHEQYTRNMATGASNSDLAVLLVDARKGVLVQTRRHSLICSLLGLRHVVLAVNKIDLVSYQASVFERIVSDYRVFASKLGFSSIEAIPISARDGDNVTSRSRKTPWYDGPTLLEYLETVDVAHGTADKPFRFPVQWVNRPGPDFRGFAGTVASGTIHPGDPIIAAGSGQTSSVKELITYEGPQASAGAGDAVTLVLADEIDIARGDLLVSPASRPEVSDQFAAHIIWMSDQPLIPGRSYLARIGTKTTPVSVTGIKYKIDVNTREHLAAPTLGLNDIGFCNLSTGAPVAFDPYEENRKTGSFIMIDRLTNDTLGAGMIAFGLRRGTNIPWQATLIGKAERAAHKQQKPAIIWFTGLSGAGKSTIANIVERRLHAAGHHTMMLDGDNVRHGLNRDLGFTEADRVENIRRAGEVAKLLVDAGLIVLCSFISPYRAEREMIRRLVADGEFIEVFVDTPIEECARRDPKGLYAKAKAGTIKNFTGFDAPYEAPERPEIHLHTIGQQPEQLAHHLIAKLTELGLIR; this is encoded by the coding sequence ATGGACGGCGTCGACGTTGCCGGGGAGCGCGCGAGCAAGGACCTTCTCAGATTCCTGACGTGCGGATCAGTCGACGACGGCAAGTCCACGCTGATCGGGCGTCTTCTTCACGATTCCAAGCAGATCTTCCAGGATCAGTTGTCTGCGCTCGCCAAGGATTCGGCACGCTATGGCACGACGGGCGGTGACATCGATCTGGCCCTTCTCGTCGACGGCCTCGAAGCCGAGCGCGAACAGGGAATCACGATCGACGTTGCCTATCGCTTCTTCGGAACGCCGAAGCGATCCTTCATCGTCGCGGATACGCCCGGGCACGAGCAGTATACGAGGAACATGGCGACCGGAGCATCAAACTCCGACCTCGCCGTCCTGCTCGTCGATGCCCGGAAAGGCGTTCTGGTCCAGACACGTCGGCACTCGCTGATTTGCTCACTCCTGGGTCTTCGCCACGTCGTCCTCGCCGTGAACAAGATCGACCTGGTCTCGTATCAGGCGAGCGTTTTCGAGCGGATCGTCTCGGACTATCGCGTCTTCGCATCCAAGCTGGGCTTCTCGTCGATCGAAGCGATACCGATCTCCGCCCGCGACGGCGACAACGTCACGAGTCGGTCACGCAAGACGCCCTGGTATGATGGCCCGACACTGCTGGAATATCTCGAGACCGTCGACGTCGCGCATGGAACTGCCGACAAGCCGTTCCGGTTTCCGGTGCAATGGGTCAATCGTCCGGGACCCGATTTCAGGGGTTTTGCCGGTACGGTCGCCTCCGGCACGATACATCCCGGAGACCCCATCATCGCGGCCGGCTCCGGCCAGACGTCGAGCGTGAAAGAGCTCATCACCTATGAAGGCCCGCAGGCGTCGGCCGGCGCAGGCGACGCCGTCACGCTGGTCCTGGCGGATGAGATCGATATCGCGCGCGGCGATCTCCTGGTCAGCCCGGCGTCGCGTCCCGAAGTCTCGGATCAATTTGCTGCGCATATCATCTGGATGAGCGATCAACCGCTCATCCCGGGCCGTTCGTATCTGGCCCGTATCGGGACCAAGACCACGCCGGTCTCCGTCACCGGGATCAAATACAAGATCGACGTCAATACGCGCGAGCATCTCGCGGCCCCTACCCTGGGTCTGAACGACATCGGCTTCTGCAACTTGTCGACCGGCGCGCCGGTTGCGTTCGATCCATACGAAGAGAACCGCAAGACCGGCTCGTTCATCATGATCGATCGGCTGACCAATGATACGCTCGGCGCCGGCATGATCGCCTTCGGCCTGCGACGCGGCACCAACATCCCCTGGCAGGCGACGCTGATCGGCAAGGCCGAGCGTGCCGCACACAAGCAACAGAAGCCGGCCATCATCTGGTTCACCGGCCTGTCAGGGGCGGGAAAATCGACCATCGCCAACATCGTTGAGCGGCGGCTTCATGCCGCCGGTCATCACACGATGATGCTCGACGGCGACAATGTGAGGCACGGGCTCAACCGTGACCTCGGCTTCACCGAGGCGGACCGGGTCGAAAACATCCGGCGCGCCGGCGAAGTGGCAAAGCTGCTGGTGGATGCCGGCCTGATCGTCTTGTGCTCCTTCATTTCGCCATACCGGGCAGAGCGCGAAATGATACGCCGACTGGTCGCTGATGGGGAATTCATCGAGGTCTTCGTCGACACGCCGATCGAGGAATGCGCCAGGCGCGATCCCAAAGGGCTCTACGCAAAGGCGAAAGCCGGCACGATCAAGAATTTCACCGGCTTCGATGCGCCATACGAAGCCCCCGAACGTCCCGAGATACACTTGCATACGATCGGCCAGCAGCCAGAACAACTGGCCCATCATCTGATTGCAAAGCTGACCGAACTTGGACTGATACGATAG